A genome region from Mercenaria mercenaria strain notata chromosome 11, MADL_Memer_1, whole genome shotgun sequence includes the following:
- the LOC123532236 gene encoding L-methionine gamma-lyase-like, whose product MSQLWNPAKSVLENLPDDFKSKLSLDTKAIATRHVHPGTEPLVPPITHSSTYLMTSVDDYLRILKESGYTYGRLGTPNSDAVECAINALEEGAGTLVFGSGTAAICAALICFLKAEDHVVCQNHCYSATYDMLDEILAKFGVETSWVPAGCSVEEYRKKIKPNTKLLYGETPFNPTLTILDLQEFGQLGASEGIITIVDGTFASPFCQQSLKFGIDISMHSCTKYLGGHSDLMAGCLTFKKAEHWKMMKRYQSTLGMQLSPHDASLLLRAIKTIHVRMPRHASNAMKIAAFLEKHPKVEFARFPGLESHPQHALAKKQMTCYSGMIAVEIKGGIDCAKAFAENLHLAQLAVSLGDVETLVEHPATMTHGPMIMSDEEREECGITPGMVRLSIGLEDPDDLIRDFQQALDKVNA is encoded by the exons ATGag CCAACTATGGAACCCAGCAAAATCGGTACTGGAGAACCTACCCGATGACTTTAAGTCTAAACTATCATTGGACACTAAGGCAATTGCAACACGACATGTACATCCTGGAACAGAACCTTTAGTTCCTCCAATTACGCATTCAAGCACCTATTTGATGACCAGCGTTGATGACTACTTACGCATTCTGAAAGAATCGGGCTATACATACGGTCGCCTCGGCACACCAAATTCAGACGCAGTAGAATGTGCGATAAATGCTCTTGAAGAAGGAGCAGGTACTCTTGTTTTCGGTTCCGGTACGGCAGCCATTTGTGCTGCTCTGATTTGCTTCTTGAAAGCTGAAGATCACGTGGTTTGCCAAAATCATTGCTACAGCGCCACCTATGATATGCTTGACGAGATACTAGCAAAGTTTGGAGTGGAAACTTCATGGGTTCCTGCCGGTTGCAGTGTTGAAGAatacagaaaaaagataaaaccGAACACAAAGTTACTTTATGGAGAAACACCATTTAACCCTACGCTAACAATTCTTGATTTGCAGGAATTTGGGCAACTTGGAGCCTCTGAAGGAATAATCACTATTGTTGACGGAACATTTGCGAGCCCCTTCTGTCAGCAGAGTCTCAAGTTCGGTATTGACATATCAATGCATAGCTGTACAAAATATTTaggaggtcacagtgaccttatgGCTGGTTGCCTCACTTTCAAAAAAGCTGAACACTGGAAAATGATGAAGAGATACCAGAGTACACTGGGAATGCAGTTGTCTCCGCATGATGCCAGTTTGTTACTGCGTGCTATCAAAACCATTCATGTACGTATGCCACGACATGCATCGAACGCGATGAAAATAGCAGCGTTCCTTGAAAAACACCCTAAAGTCGAATTTGCAAGATTTCCAGGTCTAGAGTCACATCCACAGCATGCTTTAGCTAAGAAACAAATGACGTGTTACAGTGGAATGATTGCTGTGGAGATAAAAGGTGGTATCGATTGTGCAAAAGCATTTGCTGAG AATTTACATTTAGCACAATTAGCGGTATCTTTGGGCGATGTCGAAACTCTTGTTGAACATCCGGCAACAATGACACATGGTCCAATGATCATGTCAGACGAAGAGAGAGAAGAATGCGGAATAACTCCAGGAATGGTTAGACTCAG TATCGGATTGGAGGATCCCGATGATTTGATTAGAGATTTTCAACAGGCGTTAGACAAAGTTAATGCATGA